In a single window of the Elaeis guineensis isolate ETL-2024a chromosome 4, EG11, whole genome shotgun sequence genome:
- the LOC105032713 gene encoding LOW QUALITY PROTEIN: CBS domain-containing protein CBSX5 (The sequence of the model RefSeq protein was modified relative to this genomic sequence to represent the inferred CDS: inserted 1 base in 1 codon): MAVSLRSHEVSDLCIGKPALKSLPLSATAGDALXALKKGGDTCLGVSAADRSSPERKVIAGKLCVVDILCFLCVDENLDSPVDALKKPVSDLLSKDAALVRRVEPHSSVLEALDVILDGASCLVVPIRSGGRRKLHHHSAGGGGGGGGGAEFCWLTQEDFVRYFFNSIAHFAPIAAHSVSSLGLVRSNVLAIQYDDAALNALPLIRRALADQTSVAVITDDGKLVGEISPSTLAACDETVAAALVMLSVGDLMAYIDYCGSPPEATVRAIKAGLREKGFKGMLELMEEELFSPLSSSSSEDEESAGRKLRRVRSMGMQRSSEEAIVCYSESSLVAVMVQALAHRVNYVWVVDEEDYSLLGIVTFADVLKVFREQLERPQGF, from the exons ATGGCAGTGAGCTTGCGGTCTCATGAGGTGTCCGACCTTTGCATCGGGAAGCCGGCGCTGAAATCGCTGCCGCTCTCCGCCACCGCCGGCGACGCGC TCGCCCTGAAGAAGGGAGGAGACACCTGCCTCGGCGTATCTGCCGCCGACCGGTCCTCGCCGGAAAGGAAGGTAATCGCCGGGAAGCTCTGCGTGGTGGACATCCTCTGCTTCCTCTGCGTCGACGAGAACCTAGATTCTCCTGTCGACGCTCTCAAGAAGCCCGTCTCCGACCTTCTTTCAAAGGACGCCGCCCTCGTCCGCCGGGTCGAGCCCCATTCGAG TGTATTAGAAGCGCTGGATGTGATCCTCGACGGGGCTTCGTGCCTGGTGGTCCCCATCCGCTCCGGTGGCCGGAGGAAGCTCCACCACCACTccgccggcggcggcggcggcggtggcggaGGGGCGGAATTCTGTTGGCTGACGCAGGAGGATTTCGTCCGCTATTTCTTCAACTCCATCGCCCATTTCGCCCCCATCGCCGCCCATTCCGTATCCTCCCTCGGCCTCGTCCGCTCCAACGTCCTCGCCATCCAGTACGATGACGCCGCCCTCAACGCCCTCCCCCTCATCCGCCGCGCTCTCGCCGACCAGACCTCCGTCGCAGTCATCACCGACGACGGCAAGCTGGTCGGCGAGATCTCCCCCTCCACCCTCGCCGCCTGCGACGAGACGGTGGCGGCCGCCCTCGTCATGCTTTCCGTCGGGGACCTCATGGCCTACATCGACTACTGTGGCTCGCCACCGGAGGCCACCGTCCGAGCGATCAAGGCCGGGCTGAGGGAGAAAGGCTTCAAGGGGATGCTGGAGCTGATGGAGGAGGAGCTCTTCTCTCCCTTATCCTCCTCATCGTCGGAGGACGAGGAGTCAGCTGGGAGGAAGCTGAGGAGGGTGAGATCGATGGGGATGCAGAGGAGCTCGGAGGAGGCGATCGTGTGCTACTCGGAGAGCTCGCTGGTGGCGGTGATGGTGCAGGCGCTGGCGCACCGAGTAAACTACGTGTGGGTGGTTGACGAAGAGGATTATAGCCTTTTGGGGATCGTCACCTTTGCGGACGTTCTCAAGGTTTTCCGGGAGCAGTTGGAGCGTCCCCAGGGGTTTTAG